The Daphnia carinata strain CSIRO-1 unplaced genomic scaffold, CSIRO_AGI_Dcar_HiC_V3 NW_026452950.1, whole genome shotgun sequence sequence CGTTCCTTGGTGGTTACCTATGGTTTGTATTCCAGACTATCATGTAGTTATTGTTTTCGACAAGTAGgaatcaaaaagattttttttttgttcattataAATCAACATTCACCTCCTCCACTTACGGCTCGCTTTTGAATTGGCATACAACAATTCATTTGCCTAATATTTCCAATAGATTAACATTGAAGTGGTAGCCGGGAATACCAATACCCGATTCAGACAAATGCTATGTTGACATCTAGTTCATGGATTAAATTTACTATCCTTAGCGAAAGTTAACAGTTATCATATTATCGagttatcattttaaaaaatcaatgagaGTGAATAATCAGATTCTGTTAAAAATGAGAACGCCAGTAGAGCACTATTAGCTCAAATCatgcacaaaaaaagcaattagCTGTTACtattaagaaaaattttttcgatGTGTTGTCTAACGTGAAAAGTGAGAGTGAACTATTTTTTTGCACAACGCCCAAATTGAGCTGCACAACAACTAGGTCAGTTGAATGTTTCGTACCATTCACTTGACTATATAAGCTTAGAAACGTAGAAACAGAACCATCAGTTGTTTACCAAGTAAACCTAGTACAACATGAAGCTCGTAAGGCATTTTATTGCTTATATTTTCTGAAcaactaaaaattttagatatttatttaattaatacattGGACGACAGTTTGTTATCGCTGCCGTcttggctgttgttgctgccgtTCCTTCCAGCTATAAGCCGGAATACATAGCTCCCAGCTACCCTGCAACAAAGTACGCTACCCCTAGCTACTCCGCGCCCAAGTACCCTACTCCTAGCTACcccacaccagcctaccccgcaccagcctaccccacaccagcctaccccacaCCAAGCTACAAGGATAATAAATATGCTGATATTACAGTCACTAGCCAATCCGACgagcgcaacatcgatggcagcagccagtggaggtaaatcattttcatggtttaTGTGTTATAACAAAGAGACTTTAgattttcatatttcaaaacatgaaaTCCCTTTAACCCACAGctacgcccagtctgactacacaacccgtgaagaatctcaagttcagaagaagatgcaaggagtcgcTTACGATTCTTACGGAAAGGCCACCTACGAAGATGTTatgggcaacaccaacaagggatcttcctactgggtttcacctgaaggcgagaaattcactttgacctggaccgctgatgacgctggattccagcccaaaggtgatcacttgcccgtcgtccccgtccatgaatacgagctccccgttgcccccgttcacatccccttcaatggaaagggttacaatatttactagatttcccgacacatgatttaatatttaaagtaCGTCCCATAAATTCTGTATATCTCATTTATCGCGAGCgtggtgtaaatataaatgccaTCAATCTACCAAGGTGCGTTTTAGTAAATTTCGACAAGCATATGAAGGTTACATTCAAGTTTAACCATCGAACATTCATGGCATCATGCCAATATTCCAATAGTATTTTAGTTCTgtcagataaaaacaaatattacatttttttaaacctgaaaAACCTGTCTTTCTACTCTTTCAACCTAATCCAACGTTTTAATATGGCAAGACTTCATCTACAATTGCCGTTTGTGTTGTCATTTTGttgcattatttcttcataACAAACTGCTCAAAGATGCTTTGAATCTTGTTAATGGAATCCAGAATCCGTATTTATCGAGTATTGTATCCTGAAGTGTTGTTGCTTATCTGCATTGTAATCAATCTTTAGCCACATACAGCAAGCTTATTGCAATAAATATTGTTTAATTCCTTAGCACATCTCTTAAGAGTATCAAAACTTCCATGATGCGATTATAAATATTATGGTGTAGTTATCTAAATTTTTAACTATCCATAATCCAAATTTATGACTGGTGTTAGGGATGGTGGAAAATGAGCGGCAAATCACAGATATATAtacgtacttttttttctaatgcatAGTTATACACTCTAATGCACAGCATAAAATCATTACCGACCATGCGCCAAAAATTGCTAATGACCAAAAGAAACCTGGATAATCTACATTGGAACATTGTTCCATAAagcatttgattgaaaaatctGGTATGTGCTATAATAATGCAGATGTCTCACGCTAGCTATTATTGCGGAAAAATTCCGCACGGTCAGCCTTATCGGGCGCAGCTCAAAGATTGTTCCTTCGTCAGCGGATGAAAATtaccaaaagaagaatctgATATAC is a genomic window containing:
- the LOC130691159 gene encoding endocuticle structural glycoprotein SgAbd-1-like is translated as MKLFVIAAVLAVVAAVPSSYKPEYIAPSYPATKYATPSYSAPKYPTPSYPTPAYPAPAYPTPAYPTPSYKDNKYADITVTSQSDERNIDGSSQWSYAQSDYTTREESQVQKKMQGVAYDSYGKATYEDVMGNTNKGSSYWVSPEGEKFTLTWTADDAGFQPKGDHLPVVPVHEYELPVAPVHIPFNGKGYNIY